The Agrobacterium vitis genome has a segment encoding these proteins:
- a CDS encoding glycoside hydrolase family 19 protein yields the protein MNTKALQSLFSRIRGELCGGRLGTAQVQGINAILAGCARHGLTDHRHIAYLLATAFHETAGRFQPLRETLAKTDAEAIDRLERAYEAGRLPQVSAPYWRPDEAGRSWFGRGFVQITHKRNYQAMSVALGVDLVADPGRALDMATAADILVVGMREGLFSGVKLGDVFTATASDWSGARRIVNGQDRADLVAGYGRAILAGMG from the coding sequence ATGAATACCAAGGCTTTGCAATCGCTCTTCAGCCGGATCCGCGGTGAATTGTGTGGCGGGCGGCTCGGCACGGCTCAGGTGCAGGGCATCAACGCCATTCTGGCGGGCTGCGCGCGCCACGGTCTGACCGACCATCGCCATATCGCCTATCTGCTGGCCACCGCCTTTCATGAAACGGCGGGTCGCTTCCAGCCCCTGCGGGAAACACTGGCGAAAACCGATGCCGAGGCCATTGATCGGTTGGAGCGCGCCTATGAAGCGGGCCGCTTGCCCCAGGTAAGCGCGCCTTACTGGCGGCCGGACGAGGCGGGACGAAGCTGGTTTGGCCGGGGTTTCGTGCAGATCACCCATAAGCGCAATTATCAGGCGATGTCGGTGGCGCTGGGCGTCGATCTTGTTGCCGATCCGGGCCGCGCCCTGGATATGGCGACGGCGGCGGATATTCTGGTGGTCGGTATGCGCGAGGGGCTGTTTTCGGGCGTCAAGCTTGGTGATGTGTTTACTGCCACGGCAAGCGACTGGAGCGGCGCTCGCCGCATCGTCAATGGGCAGGACCGGGCGGACCTGGTGGCTGGGTATGGGCGGGCTATTTTGGCGGGGATGGGGTGA
- a CDS encoding DNA-packaging protein codes for MQGLELAALQRLARSWALLRHPLQAPPEGAWRNWLLMGGRGSGKTRAGAEWVHEIASAGEKSAVRIALVGETLGDAREVMVDGLSGIARIARHKRPEVEISRRRLVWPNGAMAQMFSAEDPESLRGPQFHYAWCDEIAKWKHAEETFDMLQFSLRLGDDPRQVITTTPRPVPILKRLLADPGTRLTRLSTFGNAGNLAPGFIEALQARYGGTRLGRQELDGELIEDREDALWRRDRLEQLTVRLSEPLHRIVVGVDPPSGAGAQSVCGIVVAGLDRLGRAVVLADCSVTGESPASWATAVVRAFRRFEADRVVAEVNQGGEMVGALLKSVDANLPVRMVRAMRGKFLRAEPVAALYEQGRVFHAARFADLEDQMCDFGPDGLSNGRSPDRLDALVWALTALLLECAGEPRIRTL; via the coding sequence ATGCAAGGGTTGGAGCTGGCCGCTCTACAGCGGTTGGCGCGGAGCTGGGCCTTGCTGCGGCACCCGTTGCAAGCACCGCCCGAGGGGGCGTGGCGCAACTGGTTGCTGATGGGCGGACGCGGTTCCGGCAAGACCCGGGCCGGGGCTGAATGGGTGCATGAGATCGCCTCGGCTGGTGAAAAATCCGCTGTGCGGATTGCGCTGGTGGGCGAAACCCTGGGCGATGCTCGCGAGGTGATGGTGGATGGACTGTCGGGCATTGCCCGTATAGCCCGCCACAAACGCCCGGAAGTGGAAATTTCCCGGCGCAGGCTGGTCTGGCCGAATGGCGCGATGGCGCAAATGTTTTCCGCTGAAGACCCGGAGAGCCTGCGCGGCCCGCAGTTTCACTATGCCTGGTGCGACGAGATCGCCAAATGGAAACATGCCGAGGAGACCTTCGACATGCTGCAATTTTCCCTGCGGTTGGGGGATGATCCACGCCAGGTGATTACCACCACGCCGCGTCCGGTGCCGATCCTGAAACGATTGCTGGCGGACCCCGGCACAAGGCTCACCCGGCTTTCCACCTTCGGCAATGCCGGTAATCTCGCGCCCGGCTTTATCGAGGCCTTGCAGGCCCGTTACGGTGGCACGCGGCTTGGCCGTCAGGAATTGGATGGTGAGCTGATAGAGGACCGGGAGGATGCGCTGTGGCGGCGCGACCGGCTGGAGCAATTGACGGTCAGGCTCAGTGAACCGCTGCACCGCATTGTCGTGGGTGTCGATCCGCCCTCCGGGGCGGGTGCGCAATCGGTCTGCGGCATTGTCGTTGCGGGTCTCGACCGGCTGGGCCGGGCGGTGGTGCTGGCTGATTGTTCGGTGACGGGGGAAAGCCCGGCCAGTTGGGCGACCGCCGTGGTACGGGCCTTTCGCCGGTTTGAAGCGGACCGGGTGGTGGCGGAGGTCAATCAGGGCGGGGAAATGGTTGGGGCGCTGTTGAAAAGCGTCGATGCCAACCTGCCGGTACGCATGGTGCGGGCGATGCGTGGCAAGTTTTTGCGGGCCGAGCCGGTGGCGGCTCTCTATGAACAGGGCCGCGTTTTTCACGCAGCCCGTTTTGCCGATCTGGAAGATCAAATGTGTGATTTCGGCCCGGATGGCCTGTCGAATGGCCGGTCTCCTGACCGGCTGGATGCGCTGGTCTGGGCTTTGACCGCGCTGCTTCTGGAATGCGCGGGCGAGCCGCGCATTCGCACGCTATAA
- the cueR gene encoding Cu(I)-responsive transcriptional regulator, translating to MNIGEAAAASGVSAKMIRYYEEIGLVLPARRTSSNYRVYGENEVHRLRFVRRARTLGFSLEETERLLALWSDSGRKNDDVRQVAMNHLRELEDKMEAMQAMVDTLKNLVDHCEQGDRPDCPILEKLGGGSSADKNRKVEMEEA from the coding sequence ATGAATATCGGAGAAGCAGCCGCAGCCTCCGGCGTTTCTGCGAAAATGATCCGCTACTATGAGGAAATCGGGCTGGTTTTGCCGGCACGGCGCACCTCAAGCAATTATCGGGTCTATGGCGAAAATGAAGTCCACCGTCTGCGCTTTGTGCGGCGGGCGCGGACCCTCGGGTTTTCCCTGGAGGAGACGGAGCGGCTGTTGGCGCTGTGGAGCGACTCTGGCCGCAAAAACGATGATGTGCGCCAGGTGGCCATGAACCATCTGCGCGAACTCGAAGACAAGATGGAAGCCATGCAGGCCATGGTCGATACGCTGAAAAACCTGGTTGATCACTGCGAGCAGGGCGACCGCCCGGATTGCCCGATCCTGGAAAAGCTCGGCGGTGGTTCTTCCGCGGACAAAAACCGCAAGGTGGAAATGGAAGAGGCCTAA